Proteins found in one Sesamum indicum chloroplast, complete genome genomic segment:
- the ndhH gene encoding NADH dehydrogenase subunit 7 → MIAPTTRKDLMIVNMGPHHPSMHGVLRLIVTLDGEDVIDCEPILGYLHRGMEKIAENRTIIQYLPYVTRWDYLATMFTEAITVNGPEQLGNIQVPKRASYIRAIMLELSRIASHLLWLGPFMADIGAQTPFFYIFRERELIYDLFEAATGMRMMHNYFRIGGVAADLPYGWIDKCLDFCDYFLTGVAEYQKLITRNPIFLERVEGVGIIGAEEALNWGLSGPMLRASGIQWDLRKVDRYECYDEFDWEIQWQKEGDSLARYLVRISEMTESIKIIQQALEGIPGGPYENLEIRRFDRIKDPEWNDFEYRFISKKPSPTFELSKQELYVRVEAPKGELGIFLIGDQSVFPWRWKIRPPGFINLQILPQLVKRMKLADIMTILGSIDIIMGEVDR, encoded by the coding sequence ATGATTGCACCAACTACAAGAAAAGACCTCATGATAGTCAATATGGGCCCTCACCACCCATCAATGCATGGTGTTCTTCGACTGATCGTTACTCTCGATGGTGAAGATGTTATTGACTGTGAACCAATATTGGGTTATTTACATAGAGGGATGGAGAAAATTGCGGAAAATCGAACAATTATACAATATTTGCCTTATGTAACGCGTTGGGATTATTTAGCTACTATGTTCACAGAAGCAATAACCGTAAATGGACCCGAACAGCTAGGCAATATTCAAGTACCTAAAAGGGCTAGCTATATCAGAGCTATTATGTTGGAGTTGAGTCGTATCGCTTCCCATTTGTTATGGCTTGGCCCTTTTATGGCAGATATTGGGGCACAGACCCCTTTCTTCTATATTTTTCGAGAACGAGAATTGATATATGACCTATTCGAAGCTGCTACCGGTATGCGCATGATGCATAATTATTTTCGTATCGGAGGAGTCGCTGCTGATCTACCTTATGGTTGGATAGATAAATGTTTGGATTTTTGCGATTATTTTTTAACCGGGGTTGCTGAATATCAAAAGCTTATTACACGGAATCCTATTTTTTTAGAACGGGTTGAAGGCGTAGGCATTATTGGCGCAGAAGAAGCACTAAATTGGGGTTTATCAGGACCAATGCTACGAGCTTCCGGAATACAATGGGATCTTCGTAAAGTTGATCGTTATGAGTGTTACGACGAATTTGATTGGGAGATCCAATGGCAAAAAGAAGGGGATTCATTAGCTCGGTATTTAGTACGAATCAGTGAAATGACAGAATCCATAAAAATTATCCAACAGGCTCTGGAAGGAATTCCAGGGGGACCCTATGAGAATTTAGAAATCCGACGCTTTGATAGAATAAAAGACCCTGAATGGAATGATTTTGAATATCGATTTATTAGTAAAAAACCTTCTCCAACTTTTGAATTGTCCAAGCAAGAACTTTATGTAAGAGTCGAAGCACCAAAAGGGGAATTGGGAATTTTTCTGATAGGAGATCAGAGTGTTTTTCCTTGGAGATGGAAAATTCGCCCACCGGGTTTTATCAACTTGCAAATTCTTCCTCAGTTAGTTAAAAGAATGAAATTGGCTGATATTATGACGATATTAGGTAGCATAGATATCATTATGGGAGAAGTTGATCGTTGA
- the ndhD gene encoding NADH dehydrogenase subunit 4, translating into MNHFPCLTIIVVLPIFAGSLIFFLPHRGNRVIRWYTISMCILELLLTTYAFCYHFQSDDPLIQLVEDYEWINFFDFHWRLGIDGLSIGPILLTGFITTLATLAAWPVTRDSRLFNFLMLAMYSGQIGLFSSRDLLLFFLMWELELIPVYLLVSMWGGKKRLYSATKFILYTAGGSVFLLMGVLGIGLYGSTEPTLNLEILANQSYPVALEIILYIGFFIAFAVKLPIIPLHTWLPDTHGEAHYSTCMLLAGILLKMGAYGLVRINMELFPHAHSIFSPWLMIVGAMQIIYAASTSLGQRNLKKRIAYSSVSHMGFIIIGIGSITDMGLNGALLQIISHGLIGAALFFLAGTTYDRIRLVYLDEMGGIAIPMPKIFTMFSSFSLASLALPGMSGFVAELIVFFGLLTSPKYLLMTKLLITFVMAIGMILTPIYLLSMLRQMFYGYKIFNVPNSFFVDSGPRELFLSISIFLPVLGIGMYPDFVLSLSVEKVEVILSNFFYR; encoded by the coding sequence ACGAATCATTTTCCTTGCTTAACAATAATTGTAGTTTTGCCAATATTTGCGGGTTCCTTAATTTTCTTTCTTCCACATAGAGGAAATAGAGTAATTCGTTGGTATACTATATCTATGTGTATCTTAGAACTTCTTCTAACGACTTATGCATTCTGTTATCATTTCCAATCGGATGATCCATTAATCCAACTGGTGGAGGATTATGAATGGATCAATTTTTTTGATTTCCATTGGAGATTGGGAATAGATGGACTCTCTATAGGACCCATTTTACTGACGGGATTCATCACTACTTTAGCTACTTTAGCGGCTTGGCCAGTTACTCGAGATTCTCGATTATTTAATTTCCTGATGTTAGCAATGTACAGTGGGCAAATAGGATTATTTTCTTCTCGGGACCTTTTACTTTTTTTCCTCATGTGGGAGTTAGAATTAATTCCCGTTTATCTACTTGTATCCATGTGGGGAGGAAAAAAACGTCTGTACTCAGCTACAAAATTTATTTTGTACACGGCGGGGGGTTCTGTTTTTCTTTTAATGGGAGTTCTGGGTATCGGTTTATATGGTTCTACTGAACCAACATTAAATTTGGAAATATTAGCCAATCAGTCCTATCCTGTGGCCTTGGAAATAATATTATATATTGGATTTTTTATTGCTTTTGCTGTCAAATTGCCAATCATACCCCTACATACATGGTTACCAGATACCCATGGAGAGGCGCATTATAGTACTTGTATGCTTCTAGCCGGAATCTTATTAAAAATGGGAGCGTACGGATTAGTTCGGATCAATATGGAATTATTCCCTCATGCTCATTCTATATTTTCTCCTTGGTTGATGATAGTAGGGGCAATGCAAATAATCTACGCAGCTTCAACATCTCTCGGTCAACGGAATTTAAAAAAAAGAATAGCCTATTCCTCTGTATCTCATATGGGTTTCATAATTATAGGAATTGGTTCTATCACCGATATGGGACTCAACGGAGCCCTTTTACAAATAATCTCGCATGGATTGATTGGTGCGGCACTTTTTTTCTTGGCCGGAACGACTTATGATAGAATACGTCTTGTTTATCTTGACGAAATGGGCGGAATAGCTATCCCAATGCCAAAAATATTCACGATGTTCAGTAGCTTTTCGCTGGCCTCCCTTGCATTACCGGGTATGAGTGGTTTTGTTGCCGAATTAATAGTTTTTTTTGGACTACTTACTAGTCCAAAATATCTTTTAATGACAAAACTCCTAATTACTTTTGTAATGGCAATTGGAATGATATTAACTCCTATTTATTTATTATCTATGTTACGACAGATGTTCTATGGATACAAGATATTTAATGTTCCAAACTCTTTTTTTGTTGATTCTGGACCACGAGAGTTATTTCTTTCGATCTCTATTTTTTTACCCGTACTAGGTATTGGTATGTACCCTGATTTTGTTCTTTCACTATCAGTTGAAAAGGTTGAAGTTATTCTATCTAATTTTTTTTATAGATAG
- the ndhA gene encoding NADH dehydrogenase subunit 1, which yields MIIDTTEIQAINSFSRFESLKEVYGIIWMFVPILTLVLGITLGVLVIVWLEREISAGIQQRIGPEYAGPLGILQALADGTKLLFKENLLPSRGDTRLFSIGPSIAVISILLSYSVIPFSYRFILADLSIGVFLWIAVSSLAPIGLLMSGYGSNNKYSFLGGLRAAAQSISYEIPLTLCVLSISLLSNSSSTVDIVEAQSKYGFWGWNLWRQPIGFIVFLISSLAECERLPFDLPEAEEELVAGYQTEYSGIKFGLFYVASYLNLLVSSLFVTVLYLGGWNLSIPYIFVPELFDINKRSQVFGTIISIFITLAKTYLFLFISIATRWTLPRLRMDQLLNLGWKFLLPISLGNLLLTTSSQLLSL from the exons ATGATAATTGATACAACAGAAATACAAGCTATCAATTCTTTTTCCAGATTTGAATCCTTAAAAGAAGTCTATGGGATCATATGGATGTTTGTCCCTATTTTGACTCTTGTATTAGGAATCACACTAGGTGTACTAGTAATTGTTTGGTTAGAAAGAGAAATATCTGCAGGGATACAACAACGTATTGGACCCGAATACGCCGGGCCTTTGGGAATTCTTCAAGCTCTAGCAGATGGTACAAAACTACTTTTCAAAGAGAATCTTCTTCCATCTAGAGGAGATACTCGTTTATTCAGTATCGGGCCATCCATAGCAGTCATATCCATTTTACTAAGCTATTCAGTAATTCCTTTTAGTTATCGCTTTATTCTAGCCGATCTTAGTATCGGTGTTTTTTTATGGATCGCCGTTTCAAGTCTTGCTCCCATTGGACTTCTTATGTCAGGATATGGATCAAATAATAAATATTCCTTTTTAGGTGGATTAAGGGCTGCTGCTCAATCAATTAGTTATGAAATACCATTAACTCTATGTGTATTATCAATATCTCTAC TATCTAACAGTTCAAGTACAGTTGATATAGTTGAAGCGCAGTCAAAATATGGTTTTTGGGGATGGAATTTGTGGCGTCAACCTATAGGGTTTATCGTTTTTCTAATTTCTTCTCTAGCCGAGTGTGAGAGATTACCCTTTGATTTACCAGAAGCAGAAGAAGAATTAGTAGCAGGTTATCAAACCGAATATTCAGGTATCAAATTTGGTTTATTTTACGTTGCTTCGTATCTAAATCTACTAGTTTCTTCATTATTTGTAACAGTTCTTTACTTGGGGGGTTGGAATCTTTCTATTCCATATATATTCGTTCCTGAGCTTTTTGACATAAATAAAAGAAGTCAAGTTTTTGGAACAATAATCAGTATCTTTATTACATTAGCTAAAACTTATTTGTTCTTGTTCATTTCTATTGCAACAAGATGGACTTTACCGAGACTGAGAATGGACCAACTATTAAATCTTGGATGGAAATTTCTTTTACCTATTTCTCTAGGTAATCTATTATTAACAACTTCGTCCCAACTTCTTTCACTGTAA
- the rps15 gene encoding ribosomal protein S15, with product MVKNSFSSVISQKENEENRGSVEFQVFSFTTKIRRLTSHLELHKKDSSSQRGLRKILGKRQRLLAYLSKKNRGRYKELIGELDIRERKTR from the coding sequence ATGGTCAAAAATTCATTCAGTTCGGTTATTTCTCAAAAAGAAAACGAAGAAAACAGAGGATCTGTTGAATTTCAAGTATTCAGTTTCACCACTAAAATAAGGAGACTTACTTCACATTTGGAATTACACAAAAAAGACTCCTCATCTCAGAGAGGTTTGCGAAAAATTTTGGGAAAACGTCAACGACTGCTGGCCTATTTGTCAAAAAAAAATAGAGGACGCTATAAAGAATTAATTGGTGAGTTGGATATTCGAGAGAGAAAAACTCGTTAA
- the ndhI gene encoding NADH dehydrogenase subunit I, with the protein MFPMLTQFLNSGQQTIRAARYIGQGFMITLSHANRLPVTIQYPYEKLITSERFRGRIHFEFDKCIACEVCVRVCPIDLPVVDWKLETNIRKKRLLNYSIDFGICIFCGNCVEYCPTNCLSMTEEYELSTYDRHELNYNQIALGRLPVSIIDDYTIRTISSNSPQIKNV; encoded by the coding sequence ATGTTCCCTATGCTAACTCAGTTCTTGAATTCTGGTCAACAAACAATACGAGCTGCCAGGTACATTGGTCAAGGTTTCATGATTACCTTGTCCCACGCGAATCGTTTACCTGTAACTATTCAATACCCCTACGAAAAATTGATCACATCGGAACGTTTCCGAGGCCGAATCCATTTTGAATTTGATAAATGCATTGCTTGTGAAGTATGTGTTCGTGTATGTCCTATAGATCTACCCGTTGTTGATTGGAAATTGGAGACTAATATTCGAAAGAAACGATTACTTAATTACAGTATTGATTTTGGAATCTGTATATTTTGTGGTAATTGCGTTGAGTATTGTCCAACAAATTGTTTATCAATGACTGAAGAATATGAACTTTCTACTTATGATCGTCACGAATTGAATTATAATCAAATTGCTTTAGGTCGGTTACCGGTGTCAATAATTGACGATTACACAATTCGAACAATTTCTTCGAATTCACCTCAAATAAAAAATGTATAA
- the psaC gene encoding photosystem I subunit VII, whose translation MSHSVKIYDTCIGCTQCVRACPTDVLEMIPWDGCKAKQIASAPRTEDCVGCKRCESACPTDFLSVRVYLWHETTRSMGLAY comes from the coding sequence ATGTCACATTCAGTAAAGATTTATGATACATGTATAGGATGTACTCAATGTGTCCGCGCGTGCCCTACCGATGTATTAGAAATGATACCCTGGGACGGATGTAAAGCTAAACAAATCGCTTCTGCTCCAAGAACCGAGGACTGTGTTGGTTGTAAGCGATGTGAATCCGCCTGTCCAACGGATTTCTTGAGTGTTCGAGTTTATTTATGGCATGAAACAACTCGCAGTATGGGTCTAGCTTATTGA
- the ndhE gene encoding NADH dehydrogenase subunit 4L, protein MMLEHILVLSAYLFSIGIYGLITSRNMVRALMCLELILNSVNINFVTFSDIFDNRQLRGDIFSIFVIAIAAAEAAIGPAIVSSIYRNRKSTRINQSNLLNK, encoded by the coding sequence ATGATGCTCGAACATATACTTGTTTTGAGTGCCTATTTATTTTCTATTGGTATCTATGGATTGATCACAAGTCGAAATATGGTTAGAGCCCTTATGTGTCTTGAACTTATATTAAATTCAGTTAATATCAATTTTGTAACATTTTCTGATATTTTTGATAATCGTCAATTAAGAGGAGACATTTTCTCAATTTTTGTTATAGCTATTGCAGCCGCTGAAGCAGCTATTGGACCGGCTATTGTTTCATCAATTTATCGTAACAGAAAATCAACTCGTATTAACCAATCAAATTTGTTGAATAAATAG
- the ndhG gene encoding NADH dehydrogenase subunit 6, which translates to MDLPGPIHDFLLVFLGSGLILGSLAVVLLPNPIYSAFSLGLVLFCISLFYILSNSYFVAAAQLLIYVGAINVLIIFAVMFMNGSEYYKDFHLWTVGDGVTSIVCTSLFISLITTILDTSWYGIIWTTKSNQILEQDLISNSQQIGIHLSTDFFLPFELISIILLVALIGAIAIARQ; encoded by the coding sequence ATGGATTTACCTGGACCAATACATGATTTTCTTTTAGTCTTTCTGGGATCGGGTCTTATATTAGGAAGTCTGGCAGTAGTATTACTTCCGAATCCAATTTATTCGGCCTTTTCATTGGGATTGGTTCTTTTTTGTATATCCTTATTCTATATTTTATCGAACTCGTATTTTGTAGCTGCTGCGCAGCTCCTTATTTATGTAGGAGCTATAAATGTTTTAATCATTTTTGCTGTGATGTTCATGAATGGTTCAGAATATTACAAAGATTTTCATCTTTGGACCGTTGGGGATGGAGTTACTTCAATCGTTTGTACAAGTCTTTTTATTTCACTAATTACTACTATTCTAGATACGTCCTGGTATGGGATCATTTGGACTACAAAATCAAATCAGATTCTAGAGCAAGATTTGATAAGTAATAGTCAACAAATTGGAATTCATTTATCAACAGATTTTTTTCTTCCATTTGAACTCATTTCAATAATTCTTTTAGTCGCTTTAATAGGTGCAATTGCTATAGCTCGTCAATAA
- the ccsA gene encoding cytochrome c biogenesis protein, whose amino-acid sequence MIFSTLEHILTHISFSTVSILITINLITFLVDEIVKLYDSSEKGMIMTFFCITGLLITRWIYSGHFPLSDLYESLIFLSWSFSLIHIVPYFKKNQNLLSTIIGPSAIFTQGFATSGLLTEIHESTILVPALQSEWLIMHVSMMILGYAALLCGSLLSVSLLVITVRKKRRFFSTSYGLLNFNESFFFGKIEYMNERSNVLENTSFFAPNPKNYYRSQLIQQLDYWSYRVISLGFIFLTIGILSGAVWANEAWGSYWSWDPKETWAFITWIVFAIYLHIRTNIKWEGRNSAIVASIGFLIIWICYFGVNLLGIGLHSYGSFTLTSN is encoded by the coding sequence ATGATATTTTCAACCTTAGAGCATATATTAACTCATATTTCTTTTTCGACCGTTTCAATTCTAATTACAATTAATTTGATAACCTTTTTAGTCGATGAAATCGTAAAACTCTATGATTCATCCGAAAAGGGCATGATAATGACTTTTTTCTGTATAACAGGATTATTAATTACTCGTTGGATTTATTCGGGACATTTTCCACTAAGCGATTTATATGAATCATTAATCTTTCTTTCATGGAGTTTTTCCCTTATTCATATAGTTCCGTATTTCAAAAAAAATCAAAATCTTCTAAGCACAATAATTGGCCCAAGTGCGATTTTTACCCAAGGGTTTGCTACTTCAGGTCTTTTAACTGAAATACACGAATCCACAATATTAGTACCCGCTCTTCAATCAGAGTGGCTAATAATGCACGTAAGTATGATGATATTAGGCTATGCGGCCCTTTTATGTGGATCATTATTATCAGTATCACTTCTAGTCATTACAGTTAGAAAAAAGAGAAGGTTTTTTTCTACGAGTTATGGTTTATTAAATTTCAATGAGTCATTTTTTTTTGGTAAAATCGAATACATGAATGAACGAAGTAATGTTTTAGAAAATACTTCTTTTTTTGCTCCAAATCCAAAGAATTATTACAGGTCACAATTGATTCAACAATTGGATTATTGGAGTTATCGGGTTATTAGTCTAGGATTTATCTTTTTAACCATAGGAATTCTTTCTGGAGCAGTATGGGCTAACGAAGCGTGGGGATCCTATTGGAGTTGGGATCCAAAAGAAACTTGGGCTTTTATTACTTGGATCGTATTCGCGATTTATTTACATATTCGAACAAATATAAAATGGGAGGGTAGAAATTCAGCAATTGTCGCGTCTATTGGATTTCTTATAATTTGGATATGCTATTTTGGGGTCAATCTATTAGGAATAGGACTACATAGTTATGGTTCATTTACATTAACATCTAATTGA